The following proteins are co-located in the Hydrogenophaga sp. RAC07 genome:
- a CDS encoding TRAP transporter large permease, translated as MDRDLVALLGFVAMFGLMALRVPIGVAMGIAGVGGFAALTGLQPGLNLLANVPLSVLTDYNLSVIPMFILMGAFASQSGMSTELFAAGRAWLGHRRGGLALASIAACGGFSAINGSSVATAATMTQVALPEMRRAGYSPGFSAGLIAAGGTLGIMIPPSVIMVLYGIMTETDITKLFAAGIIPGVMAVAFYCVVVAIVARLRPDALPRGERHSWGERFASLRALWAVVVLFMFVLGGIYGGLFTVQEAAGVGAMGTLAIGMIRRRLGWVQIKAALIGALRVSSAIMLIVVGAYLFGYFLTITQFTQNAVDFLVHLPVGPYGVLALIMVGYLILGAVMDELAMILLTVPIVFPAMMQLGFDPVWFGVIVVMAVTFGMICPPVGMNVFVINSIARDVPLGSIYKGTMPFIGVDVLRLLILCAFPSISLWLPGFVQ; from the coding sequence ATGGATCGTGATCTGGTGGCCCTGCTGGGCTTCGTGGCCATGTTCGGCCTCATGGCACTGCGCGTGCCCATCGGCGTGGCCATGGGCATTGCCGGTGTCGGCGGCTTTGCCGCACTCACCGGACTGCAACCCGGGCTCAACCTGCTGGCCAATGTGCCGCTGTCGGTGCTCACCGACTACAACCTCAGCGTGATCCCGATGTTCATCCTGATGGGGGCGTTTGCCTCGCAGTCGGGCATGAGCACCGAGTTGTTCGCGGCGGGCCGGGCCTGGCTCGGGCACCGCCGTGGCGGGCTGGCGCTGGCGTCCATTGCGGCCTGCGGTGGTTTTTCGGCCATCAACGGATCGTCGGTGGCCACGGCGGCCACCATGACGCAGGTGGCCTTGCCCGAGATGCGCCGCGCCGGCTACAGCCCGGGCTTCTCCGCCGGGCTGATCGCCGCGGGCGGCACGCTGGGCATCATGATCCCGCCCTCGGTGATCATGGTGCTCTACGGGATCATGACCGAGACCGACATCACCAAGCTGTTCGCCGCCGGCATCATCCCCGGCGTCATGGCCGTGGCTTTCTACTGCGTGGTGGTGGCGATCGTGGCGCGCCTGCGGCCCGATGCCCTGCCGCGCGGTGAGCGCCACAGCTGGGGCGAGCGTTTTGCCTCGCTGCGCGCGCTGTGGGCGGTGGTGGTGCTGTTCATGTTTGTGCTGGGCGGCATTTACGGGGGGCTGTTCACCGTGCAGGAGGCCGCCGGTGTGGGTGCCATGGGCACGCTGGCCATCGGCATGATCCGGCGCCGGCTGGGCTGGGTGCAGATCAAGGCCGCGCTGATCGGTGCGCTGCGGGTGTCGTCGGCCATCATGCTCATCGTGGTGGGGGCCTACCTGTTCGGCTACTTCCTCACCATCACCCAGTTCACGCAGAACGCGGTGGACTTTCTGGTGCACCTGCCGGTGGGGCCTTACGGCGTGCTCGCGCTGATCATGGTGGGCTATCTGATCCTGGGTGCGGTGATGGACGAGCTGGCCATGATCCTGCTCACCGTGCCCATCGTGTTCCCGGCCATGATGCAGCTCGGCTTCGACCCGGTGTGGTTCGGCGTGATCGTGGTGATGGCGGTGACCTTCGGCATGATCTGCCCGCCCGTGGGCATGAACGTGTTCGTCATCAACTCGATTGCGCGCGATGTGCCGCTGGGTTCCATCTACAAGGGCACCATGCCCTTCATCGGTGTGGATGTGCTGCGCCTGCTCATCCTGTGCGCCTTTCCGTCCATCTCGCTCTGGTTGCCGGGCTTCGTGCAGTAG
- a CDS encoding TRAP transporter substrate-binding protein, translating into MKTRTHTTLRAIAAATLLLSALGAQAQDKPVEMKFAHWLPAMHPLAKLGFEPWAKSVEAASKGSIKVALFPAQQLGKAADHYDMARDGIAEMTWVNPGYQAGRFPVVAAGELPFLIGKPGPGSAGLDAWYRKYAATEMKDVKFCFAHVHVGTFHAKKPITEPGQLKGMKIRSANGTVAQAMTLLGATNVQVSAPEARDALDKGLADAITFPWNSIVTFGIDKAVKYHSDLRLYSSDFVWVMNKPWYDKLAAGQKKVIDDHCNNEWAGKVGAAWGDEEDAGQAKLEKMAGHTIVTITPAQLDAWKKAVEPVYTQWVKTADGAGVPGQAALDDLRKELAARKASN; encoded by the coding sequence ATGAAGACCCGCACCCACACCACCCTGCGCGCCATTGCCGCCGCCACCCTGCTGCTGTCCGCGCTGGGTGCCCAGGCACAAGACAAGCCGGTCGAAATGAAGTTCGCCCACTGGCTGCCGGCCATGCACCCGCTGGCCAAGCTGGGCTTCGAGCCCTGGGCCAAATCGGTGGAGGCGGCGTCCAAGGGGTCGATCAAGGTGGCGTTGTTCCCCGCTCAGCAGCTGGGCAAGGCGGCCGACCACTACGACATGGCGCGCGACGGCATCGCCGAGATGACCTGGGTCAACCCCGGTTACCAGGCCGGCCGTTTCCCTGTCGTGGCGGCCGGTGAACTGCCGTTCCTGATCGGCAAGCCCGGCCCGGGTTCTGCCGGGCTGGATGCCTGGTACCGCAAGTACGCCGCCACCGAAATGAAGGACGTGAAGTTCTGCTTCGCGCACGTGCACGTGGGCACCTTCCATGCCAAGAAGCCGATCACCGAACCCGGCCAGCTCAAGGGCATGAAGATCCGCTCGGCCAACGGCACGGTGGCCCAGGCCATGACGCTGCTGGGCGCGACCAACGTGCAGGTCTCCGCGCCCGAGGCGCGCGACGCGCTCGACAAGGGCCTGGCCGATGCGATCACCTTCCCGTGGAACTCCATCGTCACCTTCGGCATCGACAAGGCCGTGAAGTACCACAGCGATTTGCGCCTCTACAGCTCGGACTTCGTGTGGGTCATGAACAAGCCTTGGTACGACAAGCTGGCTGCCGGCCAGAAAAAGGTCATCGACGACCACTGCAACAACGAGTGGGCCGGCAAGGTTGGAGCAGCCTGGGGCGACGAGGAAGACGCCGGCCAGGCCAAGCTGGAGAAGATGGCCGGCCACACCATCGTGACGATCACGCCGGCCCAGCTCGACGCCTGGAAGAAGGCGGTCGAGCCGGTCTACACCCAGTGGGTGAAGACCGCTGACGGCGCGGGTGTGCCTGGCCAGGCCGCCCTGGACGATCTGCGCAAGGAACTGGCGGCACGCAAGGCCTCCAACTGA
- a CDS encoding 8-oxoguanine deaminase, with amino-acid sequence MASLLIHRATCIATFDHADPARGRELQDASLFVRDNLIEWIGPSAELPAALRDAADETIDARGHLVVPGLVNTHHHMYQSLTRAIPGEQNAELFGWLRGLYPIWRGLTPEMVQVSTQVAMAELLMSGCTTTSDHLYLYPNGVRLEDSIEAAQAIGMRFVATRGSMSVGQSQGGLPPDSVVEREDAILKDSQRIIETWHDASHGAMLQIALAPCSPFSVSTGLMKDSAALARSFKGQGVRLHTHLAENDHDIAYSLEKFNRTPAQYAQDLGWLGDDVWHAHCVKLDDDGISLFAASRTGVAHCPCSNMRLASGIAPVRRMLDAGVPVGLGVDGSASNDGAHMVAEARQALLLARVGRAMQPPELREGKTFLGCDLGPAEMTARDALFIATRGGAQVLGRSDVGHLAPGLCADFALFDLRTLGFAGGAVHDPVASLLLCASAQAAYTVVNGRVVVRQGQLTTVGLGPLLEKHNRLALQLAMGS; translated from the coding sequence ATGGCCTCCCTGCTGATTCACCGCGCCACCTGCATCGCCACCTTCGACCACGCCGACCCGGCGCGGGGGCGCGAGTTGCAGGACGCTTCGCTCTTCGTGCGCGACAACCTGATCGAATGGATCGGCCCTTCGGCAGAGCTGCCCGCCGCCTTGCGCGATGCGGCCGACGAGACCATCGACGCGCGCGGCCACCTCGTCGTGCCGGGCCTGGTGAACACGCACCACCACATGTACCAATCGCTCACACGCGCCATACCGGGGGAGCAGAACGCCGAGCTGTTCGGCTGGTTGCGCGGGCTCTACCCGATCTGGCGCGGCCTCACACCCGAGATGGTGCAGGTCTCCACCCAGGTGGCCATGGCCGAGTTGCTCATGAGCGGCTGCACCACCACCAGCGACCACCTCTACCTCTACCCCAACGGCGTGCGGCTGGAAGACAGCATCGAAGCCGCACAGGCCATCGGCATGCGGTTTGTGGCCACGCGCGGCAGCATGAGCGTGGGGCAATCCCAGGGCGGCCTGCCGCCCGACAGCGTGGTGGAACGCGAGGACGCGATCCTCAAAGACAGCCAGCGGATCATCGAGACCTGGCACGACGCCAGCCATGGCGCCATGCTGCAGATCGCGCTGGCACCGTGTTCGCCGTTTTCGGTGAGCACCGGGCTCATGAAGGACAGCGCGGCGCTGGCACGTTCGTTCAAGGGACAGGGGGTGCGGCTGCACACCCACCTGGCGGAGAACGACCACGACATCGCCTACAGCCTCGAAAAGTTCAACCGCACGCCCGCGCAGTACGCGCAAGACCTGGGCTGGCTCGGCGACGACGTGTGGCACGCGCACTGCGTCAAGCTCGACGACGACGGCATCTCGCTGTTTGCCGCCAGCCGCACCGGCGTGGCGCACTGCCCTTGCAGCAACATGCGCCTGGCCTCGGGCATCGCACCGGTGCGCCGCATGCTGGACGCCGGCGTGCCCGTGGGTCTGGGCGTGGACGGCAGCGCCAGCAACGACGGCGCGCACATGGTGGCCGAGGCGCGCCAGGCGCTGTTGCTGGCCCGTGTGGGCCGCGCGATGCAGCCGCCCGAGCTGCGCGAGGGCAAGACCTTCCTGGGTTGTGATCTGGGCCCGGCCGAGATGACAGCGCGCGACGCGCTGTTTATCGCAACGCGCGGTGGTGCGCAGGTGTTGGGACGCAGCGATGTGGGACATCTCGCGCCCGGCCTGTGCGCCGACTTTGCGTTGTTCGACTTGCGCACGCTGGGCTTTGCCGGCGGTGCGGTGCACGATCCGGTGGCGAGCCTGCTGCTCTGTGCGAGCGCGCAGGCAGCGTACACGGTGGTGAACGGGCGGGTGGTGGTGCGGCAGGGTCAGCTGACCACGGTGGGCCTCGGACCGCTGCTGGAAAAGCACAACCGCCTGGCGCTTCAGCTGGCGATGGGGAGTTGA
- a CDS encoding TRAP transporter small permease, whose protein sequence is MKRLLSAIETMAALSLLLIAVLTAGNVLLRYAFSVQIPDWFDGSRMLQGIALFWGIALATYYGTHICVDLLWEALKPAGQRRVDLIGTGVTAAFLLPMAWMVWVKVGGTGSQGTMDLRLPLQWFYGAAAVGACVAALLALVRLVHLWQGRAAIADDANDDLNGAAHGS, encoded by the coding sequence ATGAAGCGGCTGCTCTCGGCCATCGAGACGATGGCCGCGCTCTCGCTGCTGCTGATCGCGGTGTTGACCGCGGGCAACGTGCTGCTGCGCTACGCCTTCAGCGTGCAGATCCCCGACTGGTTCGACGGCTCGCGCATGCTGCAGGGCATCGCGCTGTTCTGGGGCATCGCACTGGCCACCTACTACGGCACCCACATCTGTGTGGACCTGCTGTGGGAGGCGCTCAAGCCCGCCGGCCAGCGCCGCGTGGACCTGATCGGCACCGGCGTGACCGCCGCCTTCCTCCTGCCCATGGCGTGGATGGTCTGGGTCAAGGTGGGGGGCACCGGCAGCCAGGGCACCATGGACCTGCGGCTGCCGCTGCAGTGGTTCTACGGTGCGGCCGCCGTGGGCGCCTGCGTGGCGGCGCTGCTGGCGCTGGTGCGCCTGGTGCATCTGTGGCAGGGCCGCGCGGCCATTGCCGACGACGCGAATGATGATTTGAACGGGGCCGCCCATGGATCGTGA
- a CDS encoding Cache 3/Cache 2 fusion domain-containing protein — protein MKLNRALMLATLAVSASFAHAADPKATIADLDARLVKIGAARVDGTDTVAGKTVPAIFFGERKINNNFDVVDGIRKSHQATATVFVKDGDEFVRVSTNVLTPEGKRGVGTQLARNAAYESVSKGQQFCGPIDVLGTAFDACYNPIKDAGGKVIGASYIGHKK, from the coding sequence ATGAAACTGAACCGCGCCCTCATGCTGGCCACGCTGGCCGTCTCTGCCTCCTTCGCCCACGCCGCCGACCCCAAGGCCACCATCGCCGACCTCGACGCCCGCCTGGTCAAGATCGGTGCAGCCCGCGTCGACGGCACCGACACCGTGGCCGGCAAGACCGTTCCCGCCATCTTCTTTGGCGAACGCAAGATCAACAACAACTTCGATGTCGTCGACGGCATCCGCAAGAGCCACCAGGCCACCGCCACCGTCTTCGTGAAAGACGGCGACGAGTTTGTGCGCGTCAGCACCAACGTGCTCACGCCCGAAGGCAAGCGCGGCGTGGGCACCCAGCTCGCCCGCAACGCCGCCTACGAATCGGTGAGCAAGGGTCAGCAGTTCTGCGGCCCTATCGACGTGCTCGGCACCGCCTTTGATGCCTGCTACAACCCCATCAAGGATGCTGGCGGCAAAGTGATCGGCGCCAGCTACATCGGTCACAAGAAGTGA
- a CDS encoding methyl-accepting chemotaxis protein: MKKLLNPFGWLRRLTVSQQLFGAFASILVLTAALGATALVGLKSVDGEAFALSQKWLKGVGALSDARALAVEYRELEIKHSRTEDTSYHAEYEDKMKEAGKSLQALFAGYQGRVAGEEETALNATLSTAWAAYLQANEKVIKLGRDKLQVDAADIADGLASMAFDEVVSALNALIQFNYDGGEAAAQRVSTVYDQARFAVMGLIGLALVIGMGLALMITRNMLGQLGGEPRIAVSIARAVAEGDLTTPIQLKKGDSDSLLAWLQTMQEGLSKAVTDVRRSSDYVSHASGEIASGNQDLSARTEQQASELEETAATMEQLGTTVRHNADNARQASQLAQSASSVAVQGGEVVGRVVQTMKGINESSRKISDIIGVIDGIAFQTNILALNAAVEAARAGEQGRGFAVVAGEVRNLAQRSAEAAKEIKGLIGASVDRVEQGSALVDQAGTTMQEVVASIRRVSDIVGEISAASAEQSSGVAQVGQAITRMDQGTQQNAALVEQSAAAADSLKQQALQLVESVAVFKTGVSRA, from the coding sequence ATGAAAAAACTTCTCAATCCATTTGGCTGGCTCCGTCGACTGACGGTGAGCCAGCAGCTCTTCGGCGCATTTGCGTCCATCCTGGTGTTGACGGCTGCTCTTGGCGCCACCGCTCTGGTGGGTCTGAAGAGCGTGGATGGGGAGGCCTTCGCGCTGTCCCAGAAATGGCTCAAGGGCGTCGGAGCTCTGTCCGATGCCCGCGCGCTGGCGGTGGAATACCGCGAGCTCGAGATCAAGCACAGCCGCACCGAAGACACCAGTTACCACGCCGAGTACGAAGACAAGATGAAAGAGGCCGGCAAGTCCCTGCAGGCCTTGTTCGCGGGCTACCAGGGCCGTGTGGCGGGTGAGGAAGAAACGGCGCTGAACGCGACGCTTTCCACCGCCTGGGCCGCGTACCTGCAGGCCAACGAAAAGGTCATCAAGCTCGGTCGCGACAAGTTGCAGGTGGACGCCGCCGACATTGCCGACGGCCTGGCGAGCATGGCGTTTGATGAAGTGGTTTCGGCCCTCAATGCCTTGATCCAGTTCAACTACGACGGCGGTGAAGCCGCAGCGCAACGTGTTTCCACGGTGTACGACCAGGCGCGCTTTGCCGTCATGGGACTGATCGGTCTGGCGCTGGTGATCGGCATGGGCCTGGCGCTCATGATCACCCGCAACATGCTGGGCCAGCTCGGTGGCGAGCCACGCATCGCGGTGAGCATTGCCCGCGCGGTGGCCGAAGGCGACCTGACCACGCCGATCCAGCTGAAGAAGGGCGACAGCGACAGCCTGCTGGCCTGGCTGCAGACCATGCAGGAAGGCCTGTCCAAGGCCGTGACCGATGTGCGCCGCAGTTCCGACTACGTCTCGCACGCCAGTGGCGAGATCGCCTCCGGCAACCAGGACCTGTCGGCCCGCACCGAGCAGCAGGCCAGCGAACTGGAGGAGACCGCAGCCACCATGGAACAGCTGGGCACCACCGTGCGCCACAACGCCGACAACGCACGCCAGGCCAGCCAGTTGGCCCAGAGTGCGTCGAGCGTGGCGGTGCAGGGCGGTGAAGTCGTGGGCCGCGTGGTGCAGACCATGAAGGGCATCAACGAGAGCAGCCGCAAGATCAGCGACATCATCGGCGTGATCGACGGCATCGCCTTCCAGACCAACATCCTGGCGCTGAACGCGGCCGTGGAAGCCGCGCGCGCTGGCGAGCAGGGCCGGGGTTTTGCGGTGGTGGCCGGCGAGGTGCGCAACCTCGCGCAGCGCAGTGCCGAAGCCGCCAAGGAAATCAAGGGCCTGATCGGCGCCAGTGTGGACCGTGTGGAACAGGGCTCGGCCCTGGTCGACCAGGCCGGCACCACCATGCAGGAAGTGGTGGCTTCGATCCGCCGCGTGAGCGACATCGTGGGCGAGATCAGCGCAGCGAGTGCCGAACAGAGTTCGGGCGTGGCGCAGGTCGGCCAGGCCATCACCCGCATGGACCAGGGCACGCAGCAAAACGCGGCGCTGGTGGAGCAAAGCGCGGCCGCCGCCGACAGCCTCAAGCAGCAAGCGCTGCAGCTGGTGGAGTCGGTGGCGGTGTTCAAGACGGGCGTTTCACGGGCCTGA
- a CDS encoding alpha/beta hydrolase, producing MTSHTLETLELITGGNPAATPVASIVVLHGLGADGNDFVPIAQELDLDALGPVRFVFPTAPVRPVTLNGGYEMRAWYDIHPPIGQSRQEDEAGLRESCALVQALLDRELARGVPAARTVLMGFSQGCAMTLMAGLRAPQRLAGLVGLSGYLPLAGSTQAERSEANRDVPIFLAHGTHDPVVVVQRGTESRDALQALGYSVDWHTYPMEHSVCAQEVADLNAWLMRVLAG from the coding sequence ATGACCTCACACACCCTGGAAACCCTCGAACTGATCACCGGCGGCAACCCCGCCGCCACGCCCGTGGCCAGCATCGTCGTGCTGCACGGACTGGGCGCCGATGGCAACGACTTCGTGCCGATCGCGCAAGAACTCGACCTGGACGCCCTTGGGCCGGTGCGTTTTGTATTCCCCACGGCACCGGTGAGACCGGTCACGCTCAACGGCGGCTACGAGATGCGCGCCTGGTACGACATCCACCCACCCATCGGCCAGTCGCGCCAGGAAGACGAGGCCGGCCTGCGCGAATCCTGCGCGCTGGTGCAGGCCCTGCTGGACCGCGAGCTTGCGCGTGGTGTGCCCGCTGCGCGCACCGTGCTCATGGGCTTCTCCCAAGGCTGCGCCATGACGCTCATGGCCGGCCTGCGCGCGCCACAGCGCCTGGCGGGTCTGGTGGGCCTGTCGGGCTATCTGCCGCTGGCGGGAAGCACGCAGGCCGAGCGCAGCGAGGCCAACCGCGACGTGCCTATCTTTCTGGCGCACGGCACGCACGATCCGGTGGTGGTGGTGCAGCGCGGCACCGAATCGCGCGATGCCTTGCAGGCGCTGGGCTACAGCGTGGACTGGCACACCTACCCGATGGAGCACTCGGTGTGCGCACAGGAGGTGGCCGATCTCAACGCCTGGCTGATGCGCGTGCTGGCGGGCTGA
- a CDS encoding thiamine pyrophosphate-dependent enzyme gives MERSFHSEIEALKLGQGETFQGEGILAVTKALLQSGVTYVGGYQGSPISHLLDVMVQAKPYMDELGVHVEACTNESSAAAMLAASIMYPVRGAVTWKSVVGTNVASDALSNLASPGVMGGAVIVVGEDYGEGASVIQERTHAFAMKSALWLMDPRPNLPTIVRMTEKAFELSEASNTPVMIELRIRACHVQGSFVASDNIAPAISSRLLQQEAASFNYDRLSHPPATFRHEKLKYEVRMPAARKFIEEAGLNEHFEGQYADVGLIVQGGLYNTTIRALQQAGLANATGDTDIPMLVLNVVYPLVPGQIAAFCAGKRAVLVVEEGQPEFIEQDIATLLRRADLQTRLHGKDLLPMGGEYTAEILLKGITAFASEHLPALDTSVARQFSTDLAETRTRALAELGGGVPARPPNFCTGCPERPVFAALKLVEREVGKLHISTDIGCHSFATFEPFSFGNSILGYGMSMASSAAVKNFSAKRPIAIMGDGGFWHNGLLSGVSSTLLNQGDGVLVIMKNGYTSATGTQETMSTPASDARLLAEGASATVNELTIENTLKGMGVKWIRTVHNYRVSQVRDLLKDAVNSPFMGLKVVIAEGECQLERQRRLKPIRARRLKEGRRSVRTRYGVDEDTCTGDHSCIRLSGCPTLTVKETADPLRREPVAHVTNACVGCGLCGEVADAAVLCPSFHKVEIVTHPSWWDRTTDRFNRFFIGLLQPT, from the coding sequence TTGGAACGTTCTTTTCACAGCGAGATTGAAGCGCTGAAACTCGGCCAGGGCGAGACCTTCCAGGGCGAGGGCATCCTGGCCGTGACCAAGGCGCTGCTGCAATCGGGCGTGACCTACGTGGGCGGCTACCAGGGCTCGCCGATCTCGCACCTGCTCGACGTGATGGTGCAGGCCAAGCCCTACATGGACGAGCTGGGTGTGCACGTGGAAGCCTGCACCAACGAAAGCTCGGCCGCCGCCATGCTGGCGGCGTCCATCATGTACCCCGTGCGCGGCGCCGTGACCTGGAAGTCGGTGGTGGGCACCAACGTCGCATCGGACGCCTTGTCCAACCTGGCCTCGCCCGGCGTGATGGGTGGTGCGGTGATCGTGGTCGGCGAGGACTACGGCGAAGGCGCCAGCGTGATCCAGGAACGCACGCACGCGTTCGCCATGAAGTCGGCACTGTGGCTCATGGACCCGCGGCCCAACCTGCCCACCATCGTGCGCATGACGGAGAAAGCGTTCGAGCTCTCCGAGGCATCGAACACGCCGGTGATGATCGAGCTGCGCATCCGCGCCTGCCATGTCCAGGGCAGTTTTGTGGCCAGCGACAACATCGCGCCCGCCATCTCCAGCCGCCTCCTGCAGCAGGAAGCGGCCAGCTTCAACTACGACCGCCTCTCGCACCCGCCCGCGACCTTCCGCCACGAGAAGCTCAAGTACGAAGTGCGCATGCCGGCGGCGCGCAAGTTCATCGAAGAGGCCGGCCTGAACGAACACTTTGAAGGCCAGTATGCCGATGTGGGCCTGATCGTTCAGGGCGGTCTGTACAACACCACCATCCGGGCTCTGCAGCAGGCCGGTCTGGCCAACGCCACCGGCGACACCGACATTCCCATGCTGGTGCTCAACGTGGTGTACCCGTTGGTGCCGGGTCAGATCGCGGCCTTCTGCGCGGGCAAACGCGCGGTGCTGGTGGTTGAAGAAGGCCAGCCCGAATTCATCGAGCAGGACATCGCCACGCTGCTGCGCCGCGCCGACCTGCAGACCCGCCTGCACGGCAAGGACCTGCTGCCCATGGGCGGCGAGTACACGGCCGAAATTTTGTTGAAGGGCATCACCGCGTTCGCGTCCGAGCACCTGCCCGCGCTCGACACATCGGTGGCCCGGCAGTTCAGCACCGATCTGGCCGAGACCCGCACGCGCGCACTCGCCGAACTTGGCGGCGGCGTGCCCGCGCGCCCGCCCAACTTCTGCACCGGCTGCCCCGAGCGCCCGGTGTTTGCCGCGCTCAAACTGGTCGAGCGCGAGGTGGGCAAGCTGCACATCTCCACCGACATCGGTTGCCACTCGTTCGCCACCTTCGAACCGTTCTCGTTCGGCAACTCCATCCTCGGCTACGGCATGAGCATGGCGTCGAGCGCGGCTGTGAAGAACTTCTCGGCCAAACGACCGATCGCGATCATGGGCGACGGCGGCTTCTGGCACAACGGCCTGCTCTCGGGCGTGAGCTCGACCCTGCTCAACCAGGGCGACGGTGTGCTGGTGATCATGAAGAACGGCTACACCTCGGCCACGGGCACGCAGGAGACCATGTCCACACCCGCGTCGGACGCGCGCCTGCTGGCCGAAGGCGCGAGCGCCACGGTCAACGAACTCACGATCGAGAACACGCTCAAGGGCATGGGCGTGAAGTGGATCAGGACGGTGCACAACTACCGTGTTTCGCAGGTGCGCGATCTGCTGAAGGACGCGGTCAATTCGCCGTTCATGGGCCTGAAGGTCGTGATCGCCGAAGGCGAATGCCAGCTGGAGCGCCAGCGCCGCCTCAAACCCATCCGCGCACGCCGCCTGAAGGAAGGCCGGCGCAGCGTGCGCACACGCTACGGCGTGGACGAAGACACCTGCACCGGCGACCACTCCTGCATCCGTCTCTCGGGCTGCCCCACGCTCACCGTCAAGGAAACGGCCGACCCGTTGCGACGCGAACCGGTGGCGCACGTGACCAACGCCTGTGTGGGCTGCGGCCTGTGCGGCGAGGTGGCCGATGCCGCCGTGCTGTGCCCGTCCTTCCACAAGGTCGAGATCGTCACGCACCCGAGCTGGTGGGACCGCACCACCGACCGCTTCAACCGCTTTTTCATCGGCCTGCTGCAGCCGACCTGA
- a CDS encoding indolepyruvate oxidoreductase subunit beta family protein yields MNPQDHSYGILIAALGGEGGGVLADWLVQCALRHGLPVQATSVPGVAQRTGATSYYIELLREPLPGPAQPVFGLTPVPGCVDVVVASELLEASRMVERGFVTGRTTLLSSTHRVYTTLEKMHMADGRQDPQRLLDAARAMARHTVLFDMEAVTAQAGTVISAVMFGALAGAGVLPWPRSVCEDVIRTSGKGVQASLAGFAAAFDEAHQPSMPEPEVSRDALQVLDDADLPAPLRQAWTVRLQAWPASVQLLAAHGALRCRDYQNDAYADAFLMHAQGLVEVATPAAAQALDEAVRHLALWMCFEDVIRVADLKTRRSRYARVALEAQVRPGDIVRVTEHFKPGIDEVAAVLPRALGERLVSLATRRGWMGKAHVGLHIRSTSLWGFLMLRGLAWLRPLRPRSLRYAQEHDTMAVWLGAMRQVLPQAPALALELSGLPQVLKGYGDTQARGRLNYARLWANHVVPALTGAVAADNAADGLRAALKTTLADPEGKLNTAHRPPAGAQPIFWAARPTKDAPLTTGT; encoded by the coding sequence ATGAATCCACAAGACCACTCCTACGGCATCCTGATCGCAGCTCTGGGCGGTGAGGGCGGCGGTGTGCTGGCCGATTGGCTGGTGCAGTGCGCGCTGCGCCACGGCCTGCCGGTGCAGGCCACGTCGGTGCCCGGTGTGGCGCAACGCACGGGCGCCACCAGCTATTACATCGAGCTGCTGCGCGAGCCGCTGCCCGGCCCGGCGCAGCCCGTGTTCGGCCTGACGCCGGTGCCCGGTTGTGTGGACGTGGTGGTGGCCAGCGAACTGCTTGAGGCCTCGCGCATGGTCGAGCGTGGGTTCGTCACCGGTCGCACCACCTTGCTGTCATCGACCCACCGCGTCTACACCACGCTGGAAAAGATGCACATGGCCGACGGCCGCCAGGACCCGCAGCGCCTGCTCGATGCGGCGCGCGCAATGGCCCGACACACCGTGTTGTTCGACATGGAGGCGGTGACGGCGCAGGCTGGCACGGTGATCTCGGCCGTGATGTTCGGCGCGCTCGCCGGTGCCGGTGTGCTGCCCTGGCCGCGCAGCGTCTGCGAGGACGTGATCCGCACCTCCGGCAAGGGCGTGCAGGCCAGCCTGGCCGGGTTTGCCGCAGCGTTTGACGAAGCGCACCAGCCCTCGATGCCCGAGCCCGAGGTGTCGCGCGACGCGCTCCAGGTGCTGGACGATGCCGACCTGCCCGCGCCACTTCGCCAGGCCTGGACGGTTCGCCTGCAGGCCTGGCCGGCCTCGGTGCAACTGCTCGCCGCACACGGCGCGCTGCGTTGCCGCGACTACCAGAACGACGCCTACGCCGATGCCTTTCTGATGCACGCGCAGGGTCTGGTGGAGGTCGCCACGCCCGCCGCGGCCCAAGCGCTGGACGAAGCGGTGCGCCACCTCGCGCTCTGGATGTGTTTTGAAGACGTGATCCGCGTGGCCGACCTGAAGACGCGGCGCAGCCGCTATGCACGTGTGGCCCTTGAGGCGCAGGTCCGCCCCGGCGACATCGTGCGCGTGACCGAGCACTTCAAGCCCGGTATCGACGAGGTGGCCGCAGTGCTGCCGCGCGCGCTCGGCGAGCGCCTGGTGTCGCTGGCCACCCGCCGTGGCTGGATGGGCAAGGCCCATGTGGGCCTGCACATCCGCTCCACCAGCCTGTGGGGCTTTTTGATGTTGCGCGGCCTGGCCTGGCTGCGCCCCCTGCGCCCGCGCTCGCTGCGCTACGCCCAGGAGCACGACACCATGGCCGTGTGGCTGGGCGCCATGCGCCAGGTGCTGCCGCAGGCGCCCGCGCTCGCGCTGGAGCTCAGCGGGCTGCCGCAGGTGCTCAAAGGTTATGGCGACACGCAGGCGCGCGGCCGCCTGAACTACGCACGCCTGTGGGCGAACCACGTGGTGCCGGCGCTCACCGGTGCCGTCGCCGCCGACAATGCTGCCGACGGATTGCGCGCTGCGCTCAAGACCACGCTGGCCGACCCCGAAGGCAAACTCAACACGGCGCACCGGCCACCGGCCGGTGCCCAACCCATCTTCTGGGCCGCCCGGCCCACGAAGGACGCGCCGCTGACCACGGGCACCTGA